The genomic stretch GGCGTGGCTGTCTCTCCCATTATTAGCCTTCTTGATGAAGTGTGGGGCCGTTTACCAAGTATTATTTTCACCCTGTTGGCTTTTGTTGCTGGGCTGTTGACTTTGGTTCTCAGGGAGACACGAAACATCTGTCTGCCAGAGACTATTGAGGATGTGGAACAGACAAGGTACTGggctttgtttttctgcaacATGTCATAATCATTGCATCCAAGCATTCAAATGAGAGATATGTTATAagataaagatgttttttgtgtttcagacaATCAATCTCCACACCTGAGGAAAAATCTTAACTGTGAATTTTGTCAAATTGCAATCAAAAGACTCATAAATTATCTTGCAGGGAATGTAAGTGGTGATAATATGTTTCGAcaataaaagaataaacaagAGTAACATATCTCTATAACTCTTTTCAACTAGAAGATGGATTTCCTGTTGAAAATAAAGTGTGAAAGCTGAAATGCATGTTTCTGGAAATTCAGAAATTGTCTTGTACTGCTGTACCAATAGCAATGATATAAACCACTGATCTCGCAGTCCCGTGTACATGAGCAGGACAGCTCTGTGTATGTCCTTGTGTGTGTATAAAGCTGAATAAACATCATAATGTGTGGGTTTTATTGTGTTAGGACATGAAAGAGTGACAGgaagtggagggagggagagagtttGTGGTTGACATGCAGTAAAGAGTTTCAGGAAGGATTTGAACTCTGAGCCACTGTGGCGAGGACAGTGGGGGGCATGCCCTAGTAATCAAGCTACCGGCACACTTCTAAAATGTGGAATATTCGAACATGTGTCGGGCCTGTAGTGTCTGTCGAACTGGCAAAGAGAGTCCGCTGAGGGTCTGACACAGGGCTTCTTCAGTTGTAGTAGTGCCACTAGCTGCAGTAGTAGTACAAGTCGTAGCAGTGGTATAATGCAGTAATGTAGTAAACgcttcaacatttaaaaaaagtaaatgtgaTAGCATATTTTGAGGCTagtgtacagtaaagtaatttGGCTGATAAACACTGCATGGGCTTatacaaataaatgtttgatgttCCTGCAGTCAACCTTGCTTAACTGTTGATGTGTATACCCTTAAACAACCACCGCTGCTAATAAAAATCTGTCTAATGTAACTCAGGCACAAAGGCTCACAGATGAGGTAATATTTAGAGTATTATTCGAGTTTAGTGTTGTTTGCCGACTACCCTATATTGTAATGGCATCTGGCGACCTGGTGAAATGCATggttaccttgagtaaacttgtgtatttctctgggtttgaacattgttgtaaacattgctgatAATGCAACTCAACAAACTATATAAGAAGATATATAGATATTGTAATGCGGAATTCCCACATATTAAGTCTTTAACTATGCTTTTCTTGATGTTGGGTGAGGCTGGATTGAATTGAAAGGGGCTGCTGGCCCCCCGGAGGAGGTATGAGCTTTACCATGTGCCATTCTCGCTACGTCAGTTATTTAGTCGTACTGGTGCTGCTAGTGCCTTCAGATCAATGGTGTAAAAGCATGTGACATTTTCTCAGTGTACTGAATCATAGAGCTGTCCTAATTCATGAAATATTCCCATGTTTCTACAGACATGATTGAACTAATTAATTTGTGTCCAGCTTCAGATTTAGGCCAGGTCAAAAACCTAATGTTAGGGATAAGGGGATTAACCTTACCTTTAGACTTTTTAGctgtgattttgtgattttgttaGCTGTGATTTTGTGATGAAATTAACGTTTCGAACAGAAGTGAAACCACTAAAATGTGGTTGTTTGCAGTGTCTTACCCTTGAATTCATCACACACCATCCCGCATATAAAGCAAGAAAATTAATAATAGTTTTTCCAAATTTCAATAAATTTATACCAAGTCCCCTGCCAGTCTTGAGTCAGTTGATCAGCCCACTACATCATCACCTTATGATGACCTGTTAATTCTCAGACTGTCTTCTGGTTTTAGAATCAACTACTGCCCCCATagcttttactttatttcagGAAATATCCTCGTTACTGAAGCGAACACAAAAATCAAccataaatcaaaatatttaatCATATTATTGAAAAAGttatacatgtacatatatcaGTAACACTTGCATGTACAGTCTTTTGTTGTCTTAACATAATACTCCTATTTATATGTCCTGCATCTCGACTGATGAGCAATTTGGTTGAGTTGAAGACAAATCTCAGGATGGAGATTTCTCCTCAGTTGTAGAGATTGACCCTCTTCTGAAAGACAAAAGACATCTTCATGTTATACCATAAATCTTGTTTGACTGGATGCACATCAAATTAAAGCCAAGTACCTTGTCCGTTCAACATCCTCAACGGTCTCTGGCAGACAGATGTTTTTTGTCTCAGGAAGAAAAGAAGCTGACAGCGCACCAGCAAAAGCCAGAAGGGAGAAAATAGCGCTCGGTAATTGGCCCCATACTTCTTCAAGAAGTTGGATCAGGGGAGACAAAGCCACACCTATCCGGGCCAGGAAGGAGCAGTAACCCAATCCATTTTGTCTGTGGTACCAAAAATATAACATTGCGGTAACATTTGAGAAACAACCATCTCCAGGAAAGAACCGCAACTCCTTTCTTTTCTCCGTATTAGGCCCTCTCAGTGTGTTCCGTTAGATGTGTCAGGAAACCTGCTTTTTTGAAAAGTcctctgtacagatgttgatTTTAAATGTGCACAATCTAAGTTCTATATTAGTTTGCTGACCTCATTACTGTGGGGTAAAGCTCAGTTGTGTACAGATATAGAGCTGTAAAAGCTGCCTCGGCCAACATTTTGCCCAAAGCTCCCACAGCTGTGCGAAACACCCCattatctgaaaaacaaaaaagttgcaTGAGGACATTTTAACTCAAATCATGGTGTCTATGTATTAAACCACTACGTGTAGAATGCGTCCATTCAGAACTAAGACATTCCTTAAAAGtagttttcaactttttttctgaAGACATCAAAAATTTAAGTGTTTAGCTGAAGTGTATACCAAAAGCTGATCTTGAGAGTTTCCTCAGTCCTGTCAAGTTTATAACCACGGCTTTTTGTATATCTGCTAAAATGTGCCATGATGTTTGCTGTCatgtttaaaatgactgaaagcagcctctctgATTGTTGAAGCAGAGTGCAtaagtgttttgaaaccatctATGTGGGTGCATCTCACTCTCCAAATATGAGCTTTTTTACATAGCAGGAAAAGTACAGCACCTTTGAACTCAGACAAGGTTTTTGTTGGTCTATGACACTGTCTCGTTCAGCTGCCTCAAGATAGCAATGCGGCATCTATGTTTCTGAACGCACCTCCCTTCTAGACCAAGACTTTCAGGGGCGCACAGATGGGCACAAGTGCTTTTGCTACCTACACAGTGTGCACTGGGTGTGAAAATGACTACTGCGTCAGTCTGAAACTAACAAAGACATTTGCCCCAAGGATAAGATAGGGCCCTTACTGTTTCAAAAGCCACATTTTTATGGAAGGGACCTGGAACTTTTAGTCTCAGAAACTACTTTTCAGTTAAGTAAAAGGTTCCACTGTGGTCCAAAGACATGCAAGATTTAGCTCACTGAGTCGTCTGATGGCTGTTTTCACTTCAGTTTAGTACACAACTAAACGCAAATGATGCCCTGGACTCAATCTTTGGTCCATCTATCATATTCTTTTTGCTGTAACGGCATGTTAATGTGTCGAAGCATAATGAATCAAAACTGAACTGGCGTGTGGCCGCAGATTTTTTAGAGGTGTTGACTTAAATAAATGCTGCCCTTACTTGACCAATCACAAATGTTCAGTACTTCAAGCCCCAGCCCGAAAGTTCCAGTGCTACTCCAGAAAGTACTACTAGGTCCGTAGAGGAAGGTCCTTCGGTGGAAACACGGCTAAAGAGACACACACTTGAACTGATTTACCTCGAGGGATGAAGATGTTGCAGAGTACACACAGTCCAGTCAAAACGAGTGATCCAGCTTGACTAAACCTTCGGCCAATTTTTTTCACGCTGAAATAGATCAAGGCTTTTCCTGGCACTTCAATTGCCCCGAAGATGAACTGTGTGAGATAAATGTTTACCCCAAAGCCGTCAATCTTCAAGCTGAGTCCATAATACGTACAGGCCACTGCAAACCTATAAacaaaaagttgttgtttttatttttagtcaaAGATTCACCCAATAAGATATTTGTTTCTAAATTTGCTAGCAGGTATCTGTTATAGATTACTTAAACTCTCAATGTGCAAGGTCGGTTGGGTAAGGGTTCAGTAATATCATGTTATAATACAGTGTTGCACTTTATTCTAGAGTACAAGAAGTTATAAACTTATaaactatatttatttatttatgttgtttgtttcgggcatgtcaattcataagcatcacatttcatcattgttcaaataatacaacacacatggccgaaagggaaaagcgggagaagccaaagcttatcaagtcccgcccccattacccacagtataaaatctgcattctgatcttttcttgtcttttgcaaattacttttttcttttcttctctttttttcttttgttatgacctttgacaaaacatattacagcagtagcatacagagctgaattcaagctctagacagtacatacagattacatgtgtgtctgcacatgtgtccatattagtccatcatgagtgaacaacagtctcatcttatggcctcatcttatagccaggcttgccacaaagtcagaatatccaattgagagagagcaaaagtccagtgtatttattatttgttgagatggtgttgggatggtttCTAGTTTTTGAATAATTTGACAAAAAGTACTAGGCAAAAACTAGAAACAATATGGGCTTtataaaacagcaaacaaagacAATCATAACctaagtaaacacattttaaatttagAGAAAACATTTACACCCTAATCTAAATAATTCTGTAATTAGTAAACGCATTATATCAGACCTTAAAAATACTATACTTAGAAATAATTATATtgaatatatacttatatttagaGACCAAACAGGTGTTTGTTGGTAGACTAGTATATAGCCACATTTTTTCTTCTTAGCACCTTATTAGACTTAATTAAATGGTTAATTTGCTGCACATTGAATTAAAACTGTACAGCAAAATGAAGGGTCTAACAGGTTGGAGATAAAGTTgggttttttgctttttttgcagTACAGTTTCTTGTAATTTGTAGCAATTGAACTTCTAAGAAAGTCTACTAAGATGCTCACAAGGTGGCTACATACTAGTAGCCTACCTACTAACTCCACGCTAGCGCAGGCTTCGAGAGACTACAATAtagttacattttattttacagtacagttttaTTGTCATTAGCAATGAAGTGCACAGTTATAAAGTGAAACTGTGTTTGAGAAAGCCTGTGTTATCTTTCACCAAAACTCTGTGTTTTATCTGACCATTAATGATATGGCACTACATTTGTCAAATAACAGCCGATCTTGAGCAGGAGCAGTGTGAACAGTTTTATTTGGCAGTAAGGGTGAAATAGAGTCTAATAATTATATTTTGGATTTCATATGGCATTGCATTTTTTGTAATTGCAAAACAGAGGGTAATAATTTGGAAGGATCTCCTTTTTGGTTTCTATAGTAAAGTGTATTTTAAGTGTAATAAGGCATCATATACAGTCTTTAAGGACAGCCTGATTAAGATCTAAGGTTTATAATCCACGTTTTACTATTTGTTTATCCTGTGTGTTTATCTAGTTGTAATCTAATTTGATATAACATTTTGGCTTATTTCATCTTATTAGTTTAATTGGGGTTTAACaatgtttgtttcctgtctaACAAAGACCATGTTATTTCTAGTTTTTTATCTAATTTGATATAAAATTCATCCTGTTACAATTTATTGGCTTACGTTTGGTATAACTGTGTATTACTCTAGTTTATGCCTCATTTGATTGAAATGACTGCTTATTATGTCTTTTTAGCATTTCTAGGGTATAACTATCTTTGTTTGCTGTCTAATAAAGACCACATTATTTGTAggttttgtctaatttgatactAAGTGTGGCTTATTGCATCTTATGAGTGTAAAATAAAGTGCCAAACCAACTGTCTCACTCAATGGTAATTTACTACTGCCACACAGAGGAGTTCATGCTGTAATCCTCTTCTTAGGTTGAGTGAGTGATATGAAGCAAATGGATTGTacagattatattttatatttataatagcatttaaaacaaagaaatgtattaTATTTACCACACAATTCCAGTAAGTAGAGCCAGTCTCCTCATTCTGGGGGTCCTCACAAGGtccaaaaatgaatattttttgttttcattttcaacaagTATTACTTTGGACAGAacctggagaggaagaaggaaactTTGGTCTGAGTGGAAGTTGGTATTAATAACTTACTGGAAGTGATCAGACTGTGTAAAGTTTTGTACCTCAGGCTTTAGGTCAGCCATGAACTGCTCTCTGCCGTTGACTTTTGCACACTTGGTCAGGTAAAAATGAGCACTCTCCGCCTTTCCATTACTTATCAGCCATCTGGCAGACTCAGGGAGCCAcctgtgttttttcatgtaaaCCCATGAGTCAGACCGCTGCTTCCATAAAACTACAAGTCATACTATCAATGAGAAGAAGCATCACACACCATAAATACGTCTGGCTGATGCTAGCGCAGTTTCATACTTTAAAAACTGAACAATCAATTGTTAATTCTTCCTTACCACAAACATATTATGGCAAGGCACATTGGACAGGTTACAGTGGCGGTCAGGTACCTCCAGTCATTCACAAAATAGGCCACAAGAGAAAATAAAGCAGTAGAAATACTCCAATCCATACTAGTTAAAATACCCACTGCAGTGCGATGCTTAATGTCCATCCATTCGATACCTATGAAAAGGGTTAGCAATAAAAAATATCTGTTTGAAATCTTcctacaaaaacaacacattaacaAGAACAggtaatttctttatttgtttaagCTAAAACACAATATAATGGCAAAGAAGAAGATTGTGTCACCTCAACTTAACTTTACAAGTGAATTTTATTTTGCTAAATTTCCCAttgttttaattacttttttcccttcatttttGTGAGTTACTTTAAGAAAAAGACTGGCATATAAAACTCACAAAGGACCACGGTGACCATACTTGTCCCAGAAAGTCCCAGTCCTGTAAAGAATCTCATGGCAGCAAACATTGTGAAATTAGATGAGAAAGCACTTGTAAATCCAAAGATGGTGGATGTCACATAGGACACCAGAAGTGCTCTTTTCCTGCCAAACCTGTAAAACAAATTACAGATGAATCTATGGAATAGGTCATGTAATTTATATGTCATGTCATTTAtagtttgataaaaaaatagaaaataaatagaaactTCAGAAGAAGGTGTAGTCATGATACTAAATATTAACATATCACAATATAGTCCTGCTTATACCGTTTCTACACTGTGTAATGTAGTCTGTTCATGAGATattaaaagcatgcattagggTTCACTTCATGGCTGGGGTAAAGGTTAGAAATATGCTCAGGTTCAGTCTGTGGAGATGAACTGTCGCTCATTTTCGGTCAGCTGAGTTTTAACTTTGGACTCTCCAAATGAGAAGAACTacatttgcttctttttttagtGTATCTACGATTTTGAGCACACTGGACAAATTAAGCTCCTCTATTTATAAGCACACTGTCTGCAGAGTTAACAGATTTTTAAGGACCTAACCTATGTAAACTAAAACTATATTGACAACGATTATACTATTAATATTAAATCCAAATAGATAAGTGTTATTTAACCATGTACCCAAAGGTGGAAATGTGTTAAAAGTCTGAAAGTTAAAGGCATGAATACCTGTCACTCAAATAACCAAATACTGCTGCTCCAAGCATGACTCCAATGAAGAAGATAGTAGCCGATGCTTTGTTCAGTCTTCTGTTATCACAAACCAGATCCCACTATGgcgtaaacacacacaacacacagaaaagTAAAGAATGAAGTGGTTAACTTGGGATTAATATAGCTAAAttcattgtaaatgtaaataaatttAACTCACCTCTGTGGCCAGAGTAGACTTGAAGGTGGTGTTATCGTACACCCATCCGTTCTGACATGGCACTGTGGGTAGGTCAGTGACATTGGAGGAGTCTATCAGCAGATGATACTGAGGCTCTGCAAACATCTGACATGAGCTTAGAGTCCCATCCTCCTGAACTGGAATACTGACAATAAGTCTCTCTTCATGTGATAAATTCCTAAAAGCATCTCCATAATCCAGAGAGGTGATGTTGCAGTGGTGAGAGGGAACCGCCGCAATGAAATTATTCAGCAGATAGTGAAAAGGCAAAGTCATACGAGCAGCTGTCATCAACAAGATCGTCATTAATTGGAATCTTCCAAAGCCTGTCACCTCTGCCAAGATATCATCAAACTTCATATTGAAAATGAATGATGCAACCCTGCAGAAATTATAGAAAATATCACAGAGCACAAAATATGACAAGGAGCTACTTTTGTGCTCTGTTACATACTGTTGGTCAGTGGTCAGTTGAGAGATTATGTGCATTTGTAGTCTGACAAGCAGTGGATTATATGTTAATTTATAACAGGGGTATGACCCAAACTTTAACCCAGCTTAATATTAACTCTAACCCCAGATCTGTAGTTAGAGGTGGTTTGCTATGGGGATGTATTTTCAGCTGCAGGGATGCTTTGGATTATCATAGAAATATTATAGTGAATGATAGATAGGGAAAGCCACAGgcaacagtgtttttctttttactcttctgtgaCCTTGCTAATAAAGGATTGAGCATTTGCACCATATAGTTCAGATCATATTAGAGTTAAGACAAATCTGACAGCTAAGTTACATCTCTGCCCCTGCACTCTGCTACTAGTGGATGGAGGGAGGGCTGCAGGTTAACACAGAGGATGTATTTGGGTCATCTGGTTAACAAGGGAGATTGCATTTGCCCTTAAATCAGTTACATCTTgacatattttacaaaaaaaataaatcatttgctAATGAGTCCACTATACCAAAGTGCAAAAAAGCCTGTCTAGTTAAAATTTTGTTAACACTGACGCAGAAATGATTGTCTTAGGGCAGACATCTCATGAAATAGTTGTTTGAGTCAACTCTATTGGCATTTCAGTCAACATTGTTGTACCATTTAAGCACACCAATATCCCTCAAGTGTCTACTTTAAGCAATAAATGTGAATCCTGTGCTCATCAAACCAACATCTGTCAACAACAGGATGCATTTCTCTGATTTCCAGGTGATGGCTGTGTTAACTGTTAACTGAACATTAGATCACTGAATCATCCTTTAATAATAGTTCTTCATTATTTTTGGTAGCTTCAGTAGTTGGAATTTAATATCTAAAAAGAAAGAGCAATTGTTTTTCGATCTACAACAAATTTACAATACGTCCCCTGTAAGTATTGAGTTGGTTCACATTATTGGATTGTAATGCAGGCGTCCTTCCTTAATATGTCATTGATTAATTATTCAACATTCTAAAAGTGCCCTCTACTGCAAGATCAGTGGTTCATATCATGGCTATTGCAATTTCTGAATTTCCAGCAATAGCATTTCAGCATTTACACTTTATTTTCAACAAGAAATCTTGTAGTTGAAAAGAGATtagagaagatggttagttACATAcaaagaccctgagtctgtgtgaagcatcatTCAACTAATGTCGAGatagccgtctaggaaagcaaacaaCCACTAACCTGACCTGACATCACAAAACACTTAAACAGTGGACAGGGACATAAATTGTAACATGTgtgcattacatcaaccagagttgaTGAGTCCCGTGCTTAGctgtgctatgctatgctatgctatgctatgctatgctatgcaaTCTATGCCCAGTTCAACGTAACCGGTCTTTGAAGAAAATGTGCTGTTGGTTACAGGAGAAGGTTGGGTTGAGTTTTTACTCTCTGGTCAGAGGGGGGGGTCTGTCatcctgaccaatagtagctcaaagctgaattttgcacctaggtgtgagATTGATCTCcttctgaaacacaaaaaacatctttatctCATAACATAtctctcatttaaatgttttgatgcaATCAAAAACAAAGCCCAGCACCTTGTCTATTCCACATCCTCAATAGTGTCTGGCAGACGGATGTTTCGTGTCTGCCTGAGAACCAGCCCAGCAGTAAAAGCCAACAGggtgaaaataacatttagGGACAATCAGTAACTAACAAAAACTTGGGACATTCAAAGATAAGAAGAACTAGATTTACTTCTTGCTGTGGTGAGCACACTGGACAAATTAAGCTCTTCTATCCACAAACGCAGGTATGTATCGTAAGTATCGTAATAGTAAGACAATTTTTTAAGGAAAGCACAGAGACTTAACTAAAACAATATTAACAATTATACTATAGCAAAAATGTGTTACAGTGTTCAAGTTTATCTCTTTTCTTTGTAAATAGAATCAGAATAAATTATCGATGCTTTACTTTGTTCAGTCCTCTCTTATCATGGGGTAGAAGATACACAAACATCTGTCTAGGTCCTATAGGAGTAAACCTTAAATAACTCACAAAGGGAGTAGGTACTGGGCTGAACAGTTGACAATTTTACAGCATTTTCAGCAATAGGCAGAACATTCCCAGTACTGTAGtttgtatgaaaataaaataaaacagagagttttaaaaataatgaacaaaaataaaagaataagtCTCTCTGAGTGAGACCCTCCAACTGAAAATCTCCTTCGACTTAGGAGTCATAAAAGTTTCAAAAGATCAGTTCTTGGTGTCCTGAAGTGTGTTTGGTGTTGGTTACTGCTACTATCCAGGTAGAGTGTCTGCATGTTCTTATCAGAGCAGAGTGAATGAATCTAGTAAATAGGACGTCCTGCCTGCAGGTCCTACGTCAGGCCACACCGCATCCACAAACGTCCACAGTCTTGCTGATCTGGGCTTGCCACCACTAAGTTCGTCGGTAAATCTGGTCCTTCAAAACACCAACCTTCACAAATAGTGCAGAATTGTAAGTTTTCATTAACTTCTTTCTCCATTTAGTGTATCATACAATGTACAACCAAAAACTAAGGATATACTTTTAGTGCaagaaaataaattgttttaaCAAAGTAAGtgttttaacaaaaaatataattacTTGCCATAAGTTATTATATGTTCAGGTATTATATGTTCTTTTACTCATGAATTTCCTCATTTTTAACTCTTTATATACACATTTGTAATA from Sparus aurata chromosome 1, fSpaAur1.1, whole genome shotgun sequence encodes the following:
- the LOC115579745 gene encoding solute carrier family 22 member 7-like — encoded protein: MKFDDILAEVTGFGRFQLMTILLMTAARMTLPFHYLLNNFIAAVPSHHCNITSLDYGDAFRNLSHEERLIVSIPVQEDGTLSSCQMFAEPQYHLLIDSSNVTDLPTVPCQNGWVYDNTTFKSTLATEWDLVCDNRRLNKASATIFFIGVMLGAAVFGYLSDRFGRKRALLVSYVTSTIFGFTSAFSSNFTMFAAMRFFTGLGLSGTSMVTVVLCIEWMDIKHRTAVGILTSMDWSISTALFSLVAYFVNDWRYLTATVTCPMCLAIICLWWLPESARWLISNGKAESAHFYLTKCAKVNGREQFMADLKPEVLSKVILVENENKKYSFLDLVRTPRMRRLALLTGIVWFAVACTYYGLSLKIDGFGVNIYLTQFIFGAIEVPGKALIYFSVKKIGRRFSQAGSLVLTGLCVLCNIFIPRDNGVFRTAVGALGKMLAEAAFTALYLYTTELYPTVMRQNGLGYCSFLARIGVALSPLIQLLEEVWGQLPSAIFSLLAFAGALSASFLPETKNICLPETVEDVERTRRGSISTTEEKSPS